One window from the genome of Abditibacteriota bacterium encodes:
- a CDS encoding 2,3-bisphosphoglycerate-independent phosphoglycerate mutase, whose translation MAKGILLVADGLGDRPLAELGGKTPLEAADIPNIDRFACESVCGQLDTIGTGIRAGSDTAHISLLGYDPYVYYTGRGPFEAAGIGMDVKQGDVAFRCNFSTVDDNMIITDRRAGRITEGTGQLAEAVNGMMIDDMQILFKESVAHRGALIIRGANLGADITDTDPHHENAAVLTARAKDPADQASARTAYAVNEFVRRSYELLKDHPVNAERIRQGLHPANIILPRGGGVGPNMAPFAEKYGIKGACVSETGLIDGVAKYVGMTIYHTPEATGGYDTDCIAMAKNIIKALDKHDFVLCNVKGADVAGHDGKPQCKIDMLAKIDEMIKYLMDHAPENTYITFTADHSTPCNLMDHSGDPVAIAMWGPDVRTDHVTEYTERACALGGLGRIKGSDIMNIMTNLMNVQEKFGA comes from the coding sequence ATGGCAAAAGGCATTCTTCTTGTAGCAGACGGTCTGGGCGACAGGCCCCTTGCGGAGCTGGGCGGCAAAACTCCTCTGGAGGCTGCCGATATACCCAATATCGACCGATTTGCCTGCGAATCAGTTTGCGGGCAGCTGGACACCATAGGCACCGGCATCAGAGCCGGCTCGGACACCGCCCATATTTCCCTGTTGGGCTACGACCCCTACGTGTATTACACCGGCAGAGGCCCCTTTGAGGCGGCAGGCATAGGCATGGACGTAAAGCAGGGAGACGTGGCGTTCCGCTGCAACTTCTCCACCGTAGATGACAATATGATCATCACGGACCGGCGCGCCGGCAGGATCACCGAAGGCACCGGGCAGCTGGCGGAAGCGGTAAACGGCATGATGATAGACGACATGCAGATACTCTTCAAGGAGTCTGTGGCCCACAGAGGCGCTCTCATCATCCGCGGCGCCAACCTGGGAGCCGACATCACCGACACGGATCCCCATCACGAAAACGCGGCTGTGCTCACCGCCCGCGCCAAGGACCCCGCCGACCAGGCGTCCGCCCGGACAGCATACGCGGTCAACGAATTCGTCAGGCGCTCCTATGAGCTCCTGAAGGACCACCCCGTCAACGCAGAGCGCATCAGACAGGGTCTGCACCCGGCAAACATCATATTGCCCAGAGGCGGAGGAGTCGGCCCCAACATGGCTCCCTTTGCCGAAAAATACGGCATCAAGGGCGCCTGCGTATCCGAGACCGGCCTCATTGACGGCGTAGCCAAATACGTGGGTATGACCATATATCACACCCCCGAAGCCACCGGCGGCTATGACACCGACTGTATCGCCATGGCCAAGAACATCATCAAGGCCCTGGACAAGCACGACTTTGTGCTCTGCAACGTCAAGGGCGCCGACGTGGCAGGCCATGACGGCAAGCCTCAGTGCAAGATCGATATGCTGGCCAAGATAGACGAGATGATCAAGTATCTCATGGACCACGCTCCCGAGAACACCTATATCACCTTTACGGCCGACCATTCCACCCCCTGCAACCTGATGGACCACTCCGGCGATCCCGTGGCCATCGCCATGTGGGGACCCGACGTCCGGACCGACCACGTCACGGAATACACCGAGCGGGCCTGCGCTCTGGGCGGACTGGGCCGCATCAAGGGCAGCGATATCATGAACATCATGACCAACCTCATGAACGTGCAGGAAAAATTCGGCGCCTGA
- a CDS encoding NPCBM/NEW2 domain-containing protein, whose amino-acid sequence MTRLVWTALLLLAVAAEALAGAAGDFARAAFSGAGGYEPETGVFEVVREFQEGNTTRINTYVDDRGLPISLGGRSYDSGFGVHADSLLRFRLPEGCVSFRAAGGIDDHVNPVGGSCSGSVLGDGRLLMASPVLRGDAVYEYYVPLKGVSVLELSVDNGGDGYTCDHWSWGDPRVETEDGRVIYLSDMALQPRLSLDYPFSFTYGGKPSGSLLPGWDMKVTVGETGQNESLRTYVWHDPDTGLEVRAEVKIYADTNALDYTVYFTNKGEADTPVLSDICGADMRVKTARRAPVGTSDVPFGLIYDAEPETALQNDVLLVMTQGTIGCVRYCIDDFRLRPQYLREGSPVKVEHRGLTPCGGDYAPYWTLKWPGGGVSCGLGWTGSWQAEFDRRDDVLSMKAGRCGVNTYLKPGETVRSPRMVLAFFDGADLQEGMNGFRMTMIRHVSPKNSKGEPEMLPLACTLSGREGNSSTEAIDRAYIRSLAGLGFETVWFDAWYQQDGFPACMGNLHYPVADTADKTRYPHSLKPLTRLARAYGKTNLVWFGPETVNAGTYIAREHPEYVMWNSAGTAGSYALSDPEARGYLEDLLGALIREWDITYFRTDSSTDPACLDLYLKENAPDRQGISEDVFVRSLYTFWDDLRRQNPGLVIDNCAGGGTRLDPELMSRSINMARSDSSVWVLFDDKASAMLNQQITSNLNFYIPWSLCATLGRTPYSMRSCFNTGLAFIGDTREGSPDAYDKKELQKGLAECLRLRKYHTGRFYSLFSQDNTDASWCSWQYHRPETGDGYFVVFRREGSPFGSLEIRPRCLKPDADYRADIYESYDLSETRVLKGSELERFLAVIDRRPGSILVEYSPL is encoded by the coding sequence ATGACAAGACTTGTGTGGACGGCGCTGCTGCTGCTGGCAGTGGCTGCGGAAGCGTTGGCCGGCGCGGCCGGGGATTTTGCCCGGGCTGCCTTTTCCGGCGCGGGAGGCTATGAGCCGGAGACCGGCGTCTTTGAGGTGGTCAGGGAGTTTCAGGAGGGCAACACCACCAGGATCAATACCTACGTGGACGACCGGGGCCTCCCCATCAGCCTGGGGGGCAGGAGCTATGACAGCGGCTTCGGGGTCCATGCGGACAGCCTGCTGCGCTTCAGGCTGCCGGAGGGCTGCGTGTCCTTCAGGGCTGCCGGCGGCATAGACGATCACGTCAACCCGGTGGGCGGCTCCTGCTCAGGCTCGGTCCTGGGGGACGGCAGGCTCCTCATGGCTTCTCCCGTGCTGCGGGGCGACGCGGTGTATGAGTATTATGTCCCCCTGAAGGGGGTGTCGGTGCTGGAGCTGTCGGTGGACAACGGCGGGGACGGCTACACCTGCGACCACTGGAGCTGGGGGGACCCGAGAGTGGAGACGGAGGACGGCAGAGTGATATATCTGTCCGACATGGCTCTGCAGCCCCGCCTGTCCCTGGACTATCCCTTTTCCTTCACCTACGGCGGCAAGCCCTCCGGCAGTCTGCTGCCGGGGTGGGACATGAAGGTCACCGTCGGGGAGACAGGACAAAATGAGTCTCTGAGGACATACGTCTGGCACGATCCCGACACCGGGCTGGAGGTCAGGGCGGAGGTGAAGATATACGCCGACACCAACGCTCTGGACTACACCGTGTATTTTACCAACAAAGGCGAGGCCGATACCCCGGTCCTGTCCGATATATGCGGCGCGGATATGCGGGTAAAGACGGCGCGCCGGGCCCCCGTGGGGACCTCGGACGTGCCCTTTGGCCTGATATACGACGCCGAGCCGGAGACTGCTCTCCAAAACGACGTGCTGCTGGTGATGACTCAGGGCACCATCGGCTGTGTCAGATATTGCATAGATGACTTCAGGCTCCGCCCTCAATATCTGCGGGAGGGCAGTCCCGTGAAGGTGGAGCACAGGGGGCTGACCCCCTGCGGCGGCGACTACGCTCCCTACTGGACCCTGAAATGGCCCGGGGGCGGAGTGTCCTGCGGCCTGGGCTGGACCGGCAGCTGGCAGGCGGAGTTTGACCGCAGGGACGACGTCCTGTCCATGAAGGCGGGCAGATGCGGAGTGAACACGTATCTGAAGCCCGGAGAGACTGTCCGGAGCCCCAGGATGGTGCTGGCCTTTTTTGACGGCGCCGACCTGCAGGAGGGCATGAACGGATTCCGCATGACCATGATCAGGCACGTATCTCCCAAGAACTCAAAGGGCGAGCCGGAGATGCTGCCTCTGGCCTGCACCCTGTCCGGCAGGGAGGGCAACTCTTCCACCGAAGCCATAGACCGGGCCTATATCAGGTCCCTGGCGGGCCTGGGCTTTGAGACCGTGTGGTTTGACGCCTGGTATCAGCAGGACGGCTTTCCTGCCTGCATGGGCAATCTGCACTATCCTGTGGCGGACACGGCGGACAAGACGAGATATCCACACAGCCTGAAGCCTCTTACCCGGCTGGCCCGGGCCTACGGCAAGACCAATCTGGTGTGGTTTGGCCCGGAGACCGTGAACGCCGGGACCTACATCGCCCGGGAGCATCCGGAATACGTCATGTGGAACTCCGCGGGGACCGCCGGCAGCTACGCCCTGTCGGACCCGGAAGCCAGAGGATATCTGGAGGACCTGCTGGGCGCCCTGATACGGGAGTGGGATATCACCTATTTCCGCACGGATTCCTCCACGGATCCGGCCTGTCTGGACCTGTATCTGAAGGAGAACGCCCCGGACAGGCAGGGGATCAGCGAAGACGTGTTCGTCCGGTCCCTCTACACCTTCTGGGACGACCTGCGCCGGCAGAATCCGGGGCTGGTCATAGACAACTGCGCCGGAGGCGGGACGCGTCTGGATCCGGAGCTCATGAGCCGCAGCATCAACATGGCCCGCAGCGACTCCAGCGTGTGGGTCCTCTTTGACGACAAGGCCTCCGCTATGCTCAATCAGCAGATCACCTCCAATCTCAACTTTTATATCCCCTGGTCTCTGTGCGCCACCCTGGGCAGGACTCCCTATTCCATGAGGAGCTGCTTCAACACGGGCCTGGCCTTCATCGGCGACACGAGAGAGGGTTCCCCGGACGCCTATGACAAAAAGGAGCTCCAAAAGGGCCTGGCCGAGTGCCTGAGGCTCCGCAAATATCATACGGGCAGGTTTTACAGCCTGTTTTCTCAGGACAACACCGACGCCTCCTGGTGCAGCTGGCAGTATCACAGGCCGGAGACGGGAGACGGGTATTTCGTGGTGTTCAGGAGAGAAGGCTCTCCCTTCGGCAGCCTGGAGATCCGGCCCCGGTGCCTGAAGCCAGACGCCGACTACAGAGCGGACATATACGAGAGCTACGACCTCTCGGAGACCCGGGTCCTGAAGGGCAGCGAGCTGGAGCGCTTTTTGGCCGTCATCGACCGGCGGCCGGGCAGTATTTTGGTGGAATACTCGCCCCTGTAG
- the ispD gene encoding 2-C-methyl-D-erythritol 4-phosphate cytidylyltransferase: MTKAAALIPAAGISSRFSATRNKLLEQVAGRTILEHTLRVFDGHDAIGEIVLALHPDAFDSMSALVESFGLTKPVRFARGGSDRQSSVRHALELVTEDLVLIHDAARPALKPEIITECIEALDRFSAVLVCVPVTDTIKTAARDMTVEDTPDRSRLYAAQTPQGFRTEVIREAHKKAAAAGLAFTDDASVAEWAGEKTGIITGSYDNIKVTTPKDIAVLRQIMNEGKTLRTGIGIDAHRLSAVPGERALILGGVDCGAPFGLIGHSDADVLVHAVMDALLGAAALGDIGMHFPPSDNAYKDISSLLLLKRVAGLLRENGCGIINIDAVIIAQKPRLAPFIPRMRANIASALDTDPDRVSVKATTTEHMGFEGRKEGISAHAVCMIEKTG, encoded by the coding sequence ATGACAAAGGCAGCAGCCCTAATACCCGCGGCAGGCATTAGCAGCCGCTTTTCCGCCACCCGCAACAAGCTGCTGGAGCAGGTGGCCGGCAGGACCATTCTGGAGCACACTCTCAGAGTGTTTGACGGCCACGACGCCATAGGGGAGATAGTGCTGGCGCTGCATCCCGATGCCTTTGACAGCATGTCCGCTCTGGTGGAGTCCTTTGGGCTGACAAAGCCCGTCAGGTTCGCCAGGGGCGGCAGCGACAGGCAGTCATCGGTGCGCCACGCTCTGGAGCTGGTCACCGAAGACCTTGTGCTGATACACGACGCGGCCAGGCCCGCCCTGAAGCCGGAGATCATCACGGAGTGCATAGAAGCCCTGGACCGTTTTTCTGCCGTGCTGGTATGCGTGCCCGTCACTGACACCATAAAGACGGCGGCTCGGGATATGACCGTGGAGGACACTCCCGACAGGAGCCGGCTCTACGCCGCCCAGACCCCTCAGGGCTTTCGGACAGAGGTCATCAGAGAGGCCCACAAAAAGGCAGCGGCAGCCGGACTGGCGTTCACCGACGACGCCTCCGTGGCGGAATGGGCCGGAGAAAAGACCGGGATCATCACGGGCTCCTATGACAATATAAAGGTCACCACACCCAAGGACATAGCGGTATTGAGGCAGATCATGAATGAGGGCAAGACTCTGAGGACAGGCATAGGCATCGACGCTCACAGGCTGTCCGCAGTCCCGGGAGAAAGAGCGCTCATACTGGGCGGCGTGGATTGCGGCGCCCCCTTTGGGCTCATAGGCCATTCGGACGCGGACGTGCTGGTCCACGCCGTCATGGACGCTCTGCTGGGAGCGGCGGCTCTGGGGGACATAGGCATGCATTTTCCCCCGTCGGACAACGCTTACAAGGATATCAGCAGCCTGCTCCTTTTGAAACGGGTGGCAGGCCTGCTCCGCGAAAACGGATGCGGCATCATCAACATAGACGCGGTGATCATAGCGCAAAAGCCGAGGCTGGCTCCCTTTATCCCCCGGATGAGGGCAAATATCGCCTCCGCCCTGGACACAGACCCGGACCGGGTCAGCGTCAAGGCCACTACCACAGAACACATGGGCTTTGAAGGCAGAAAGGAAGGCATCAGCGCTCACGCCGTATGTATGATAGAAAAAACAGGATAG
- a CDS encoding SGNH/GDSL hydrolase family protein: protein MSREIKVVLLGDSIRMNYGELTVKKLGEGYSVWQPEDNCRFVKYTQRGVFYDWRDFICGSDVVHFNCGLWDTCDLAGDGPFSAIDEYTAQLVRTAKELQRIAKKVIFATTTPIRPGQEHNTNERIMEFNRSAVAAMEEIGVAINDLWTPVYADLEGCIRADDLIHLTDKGIDVCSDLVAGIIARTAATL from the coding sequence ATGTCAAGAGAGATCAAAGTAGTATTGCTGGGCGATTCCATACGCATGAACTATGGAGAGCTGACAGTGAAGAAGCTGGGAGAGGGCTACAGCGTATGGCAGCCCGAGGACAACTGCCGGTTCGTCAAATACACCCAGAGAGGCGTGTTTTATGACTGGCGGGACTTCATCTGCGGCAGCGACGTCGTTCATTTCAACTGCGGGCTGTGGGACACCTGCGATCTGGCGGGCGACGGTCCCTTTTCCGCCATCGACGAATACACCGCCCAGCTCGTCCGCACCGCGAAAGAGCTGCAGCGCATTGCAAAAAAGGTGATCTTTGCCACCACCACCCCCATTAGACCGGGTCAGGAACACAATACCAACGAAAGGATCATGGAGTTCAACAGGAGCGCAGTGGCAGCCATGGAAGAGATCGGAGTGGCGATAAACGATCTGTGGACCCCCGTGTATGCCGACCTGGAGGGCTGCATCCGCGCCGACGACCTGATACACCTGACCGACAAGGGTATCGACGTCTGTTCGGACCTGGTGGCCGGCATCATTGCCCGGACTGCGGCAACGCTGTAA
- a CDS encoding glycoside hydrolase family 127 protein: MKKTLILLLLTALAVPAFCQYTPGLSDGGRKDRVELTQGFWRDRQLLTRDVTLPHQYRMLEQTGRLEAIGGRWRGRTELSPEEKAAAKREGAPHYFWDSDTAKWLEAAALVLESCPSADIGDMAEDVTGRIKRLQQPDGYINSYFTLVEPENRLKYLYKSHELYCAGHLIEAGVAMYEATGDRGLLDCVARYADMLTRTFGPGEGKSRSYDGHEEIELALLRLYGVTGREDYLRLCRHFIDTRGLLPHPWDAETGEVHTKYPAESYVFGQAHMPVAKQRTAEGHAVRAMYLYAAMTRLAVATGDKGMLRRSAALWKDVTGGKQYITGGVGSDSSTEGFGPAYYLPNRQAYCESCASVAFVLWTQALLEADPRAEYADRIETVLYNAFAASISLDGKRFFYTNPLESTGWTHRSEWLGCACCPPNIARLTASVHKYIFTRDRDSIYVGQYIPCRAHIGGTDLELQTEYPFDGRVRLTAMGGSSRLCLRIPGWAEGKASVTINGYLLPVKKDSRGWLTVPSRLWNGDVIELELGMEPVLRHANKRVAADKGKAAVTVGPLVYCAESADNGSLQYLCLADGAPTLRDDRAVLIPCRRTDTGREDTLVMVPYYTWDNREPGEMKVWLYEGQPRYETLSKKTPTLEFDQLKLEGAWMLFADWITSLTPGSSAEFEFDGPAFEVFCYGHRDTGVLEVTIDGAPAGELDEYSPEEHTPISRVFRAPSKGRHRARLTVTDRRNEASAGNYVNLWKVCLAE, translated from the coding sequence ATGAAGAAGACACTGATCCTGCTGCTCCTGACAGCGCTGGCTGTCCCCGCTTTTTGTCAATATACGCCCGGGCTTTCCGACGGCGGCCGGAAGGATAGGGTGGAGCTCACCCAAGGCTTTTGGCGTGACAGGCAGCTGCTCACGAGAGACGTGACCCTGCCCCACCAGTACAGGATGCTGGAACAGACCGGCAGGCTGGAAGCCATTGGCGGCCGGTGGCGCGGCAGGACCGAGCTCTCTCCCGAGGAAAAGGCCGCCGCCAAGCGAGAAGGCGCTCCTCACTATTTCTGGGATTCCGACACCGCCAAATGGCTGGAGGCCGCCGCCCTGGTCCTGGAGAGCTGCCCCTCGGCCGACATCGGGGATATGGCAGAGGACGTGACGGGGCGGATAAAGCGGCTGCAGCAGCCGGACGGATATATCAACAGCTACTTTACCCTGGTAGAGCCGGAAAACAGACTGAAATATCTCTACAAGAGCCACGAGCTCTATTGCGCCGGGCATCTGATAGAGGCAGGGGTGGCGATGTATGAGGCCACCGGCGACAGAGGTTTGCTGGACTGTGTGGCGCGTTATGCAGATATGCTGACACGGACCTTCGGTCCCGGGGAGGGCAAGTCACGGAGTTATGACGGGCATGAAGAGATAGAGCTGGCTCTGCTGCGACTGTATGGCGTGACCGGCAGGGAGGATTATCTCCGTCTGTGCCGTCACTTCATCGATACCCGGGGACTGCTGCCTCATCCCTGGGATGCGGAAACGGGGGAGGTCCACACCAAGTATCCTGCAGAGTCTTACGTCTTCGGACAGGCCCATATGCCCGTCGCAAAACAGCGGACCGCAGAGGGACACGCGGTGAGAGCCATGTATCTCTACGCCGCCATGACCCGGCTGGCCGTCGCGACGGGGGACAAGGGGATGCTCCGCCGGTCCGCGGCGCTCTGGAAGGACGTGACCGGGGGCAAGCAATATATCACCGGAGGAGTAGGCTCCGACAGCAGCACCGAGGGCTTTGGTCCCGCCTATTATCTGCCCAACCGGCAGGCCTACTGCGAAAGCTGTGCTTCGGTGGCCTTTGTTCTGTGGACTCAGGCCCTTCTGGAGGCCGACCCGAGAGCCGAATACGCCGACAGGATAGAGACAGTCCTCTACAATGCCTTTGCCGCCTCCATATCCCTGGACGGCAAACGCTTTTTCTATACCAACCCTCTGGAAAGCACCGGCTGGACCCACAGGTCCGAATGGCTGGGGTGCGCCTGCTGCCCGCCCAATATAGCCCGCCTGACCGCATCGGTCCACAAGTATATATTCACCCGGGATAGAGACAGCATATACGTAGGCCAGTATATTCCCTGCAGGGCCCATATAGGCGGTACCGATCTGGAGCTGCAGACGGAGTATCCCTTTGACGGCAGGGTGCGGCTCACCGCCATGGGCGGCTCGTCCCGGCTGTGCCTGCGGATCCCGGGCTGGGCGGAGGGCAAGGCGTCCGTCACGATCAACGGCTACCTGCTGCCTGTCAAAAAGGACTCCCGGGGCTGGCTGACGGTGCCGTCGCGCCTGTGGAACGGCGACGTGATAGAGCTGGAGCTGGGCATGGAGCCGGTGCTGCGGCATGCCAACAAGAGGGTGGCGGCCGACAAAGGCAAGGCTGCCGTCACCGTGGGACCTCTGGTCTATTGCGCAGAGAGCGCAGACAACGGCTCCCTGCAGTATCTGTGTCTGGCAGACGGCGCTCCGACCCTCAGGGACGACAGGGCGGTCCTGATCCCCTGCAGGAGAACGGATACAGGCCGGGAGGACACTCTCGTGATGGTGCCCTATTACACCTGGGACAACAGAGAGCCCGGCGAAATGAAGGTGTGGCTGTATGAGGGGCAGCCCCGATATGAGACCCTGAGCAAAAAGACGCCGACCCTGGAGTTTGACCAGCTGAAACTGGAGGGAGCCTGGATGCTGTTTGCCGACTGGATCACCAGTCTGACGCCCGGCAGCAGCGCGGAATTTGAGTTTGACGGCCCGGCCTTTGAGGTGTTTTGCTACGGGCACAGGGATACGGGCGTGCTGGAGGTGACCATAGACGGAGCGCCGGCGGGAGAGCTGGACGAATACAGCCCGGAGGAGCATACCCCCATATCCCGGGTGTTCAGAGCGCCGTCAAAGGGCAGACACAGGGCCAGACTGACCGTCACGGACAGGCGCAACGAGGCCTCCGCAGGCAATTACGTCAATCTGTGGAAGGTGTGTCTGGCGGAATAA
- a CDS encoding TRAM domain-containing protein, giving the protein MTNNKYTRPITATILVVIGIVLSLRFSRSYFLATAGYNWTEPQQLYMKILLAIVGAFLGFIAERCVFTLQSRSRRVSSVDKVIYLLGFMLGIILASAFRFAMGDVRLPFYVNALITLILMSISTYALKSAMEQWASFFPGNRTEINEKPNIKFLDTNVIIDGRIADLFRTGFIEGQIVVPKFILIELQTISDSGDPLKRARGRRGLEILNALQKEFNLTVRETPLDNMRLEIDSKLVTCALDAGATIITNDYNLNKVAGLQNVKTLNINELAIALKPVVMPGETLSVAIMKPGKEKLQGLAYMDDGTMIVVENGSQYIGKVIKIEITSLHQTSQGKIIFAKVFDNHDKGSSPNTRGRH; this is encoded by the coding sequence ATGACAAACAACAAATATACGCGTCCCATCACTGCCACGATACTGGTAGTCATAGGCATAGTGCTGAGCTTACGTTTTTCCAGGTCTTATTTTCTGGCCACCGCCGGCTACAACTGGACCGAGCCGCAACAGCTGTATATGAAGATCCTGCTGGCCATAGTAGGCGCCTTCCTGGGCTTCATCGCAGAGCGCTGCGTATTTACGCTCCAAAGCCGCAGCCGCCGGGTGTCCAGCGTCGACAAGGTGATCTATCTGCTGGGCTTTATGCTGGGCATCATACTGGCCAGCGCCTTCAGGTTTGCCATGGGAGACGTGCGCCTGCCTTTTTATGTCAACGCGCTTATCACCCTGATCCTCATGAGCATCAGCACCTACGCTCTCAAGAGCGCCATGGAGCAATGGGCCAGCTTTTTCCCCGGCAACAGGACCGAGATCAACGAAAAGCCCAACATCAAGTTTTTGGACACCAACGTCATCATTGACGGGCGCATCGCCGATCTGTTCCGCACCGGCTTTATAGAGGGACAGATAGTGGTCCCGAAGTTCATACTCATCGAGCTGCAGACCATCTCCGATTCCGGCGACCCTCTGAAGCGGGCCCGGGGCAGAAGGGGCCTGGAGATACTGAACGCCCTGCAAAAGGAGTTCAATCTGACGGTCCGGGAGACTCCTCTGGACAACATGCGTCTGGAGATAGATTCGAAGCTGGTCACCTGCGCCCTGGACGCGGGAGCCACCATCATCACCAACGACTACAATCTCAACAAGGTGGCCGGTCTCCAGAACGTGAAGACCCTGAACATCAACGAGCTGGCCATCGCTCTCAAGCCGGTGGTCATGCCCGGAGAGACCCTCAGCGTGGCCATTATGAAGCCCGGCAAGGAAAAGCTGCAGGGTCTGGCGTATATGGATGACGGGACCATGATAGTGGTGGAAAACGGCTCTCAGTATATAGGCAAGGTGATCAAGATCGAGATCACCAGCCTCCACCAGACTTCTCAGGGCAAGATCATATTCGCAAAGGTTTTTGACAACCATGACAAAGGCAGCAGCCCTAATACCCGCGGCAGGCATTAG
- the yfcE gene encoding phosphodiesterase encodes MKIGIISDSHGCCEALGRVFELFGDADCIIHAGDILYHPPRLYGYEGYDVIKCVELINGLRVPFVSVRGNCDSEVYTELMPGYAERETTVLGVHPCKIVVNHGTRLNTAAMVSLAKDCDADVFVSGHTHVPVLEKRDGVTLINPGSIGIPRYPAADPVPTAGLIDNGHISVFDIRTGRVFFEDEL; translated from the coding sequence ATGAAAATCGGTATCATCAGCGATTCACACGGGTGCTGCGAGGCTCTCGGGCGGGTCTTCGAGCTGTTCGGGGACGCAGACTGTATCATCCACGCGGGCGACATACTCTATCACCCTCCCAGGCTGTACGGCTACGAGGGCTATGACGTGATAAAATGCGTGGAGCTGATCAACGGGCTCCGGGTCCCCTTCGTATCCGTCAGAGGCAACTGTGACAGCGAGGTATATACCGAGCTGATGCCCGGCTACGCCGAGAGGGAGACCACCGTCCTGGGCGTTCATCCCTGCAAGATCGTGGTCAACCACGGCACCCGTCTCAACACGGCAGCCATGGTCAGCCTTGCCAAAGACTGCGACGCCGACGTATTCGTCTCCGGCCACACCCACGTGCCGGTGCTGGAAAAGAGAGACGGCGTCACCCTCATCAACCCGGGGTCCATAGGCATACCCAGATATCCCGCCGCCGACCCCGTCCCTACCGCAGGCCTGATAGACAACGGGCATATATCCGTGTTTGACATCCGGACGGGCCGGGTATTCTTTGAAGACGAGCTGTAA
- a CDS encoding ABC transporter permease, translating to MRIGKRIKTATKAPVRFGGSVRRFFELLGESFIIIWQVLGYVVRGRVNLRDAVNQMCFMGVESLVIILITVAFSSAVIALYLAQIITGWGFGSYTGSVIGLAITREIAPVLCGVVLSARVASSIGAEIGSMVVTEQIDALKTLSVDPIEYLVVPKVVAAVIMLPLVGILADAVGIGSGYLVACANGVSGGGFMAACQSFTHMSDLINGLIKCVVFGLAVAVIGSQQGLRTRGGAVGVGEATTNSVVISIVVVYITNFLMTYVMFGGKGI from the coding sequence ATGAGAATAGGAAAGCGAATCAAGACAGCGACCAAGGCTCCGGTCCGCTTTGGGGGCTCCGTCAGAAGGTTTTTTGAGCTGCTGGGCGAGAGCTTCATCATCATATGGCAGGTGCTCGGCTACGTGGTCCGCGGCAGGGTGAACCTGCGGGACGCCGTGAACCAGATGTGCTTTATGGGCGTGGAGAGCCTGGTCATCATCCTCATCACCGTGGCCTTTTCGTCGGCGGTCATCGCCCTGTATCTGGCGCAGATCATCACGGGCTGGGGCTTCGGGTCCTACACGGGCTCTGTCATAGGCCTGGCCATTACCAGAGAGATCGCCCCGGTGCTGTGCGGAGTGGTGCTGTCGGCAAGGGTGGCCAGCTCCATCGGAGCCGAGATAGGCAGCATGGTGGTCACTGAGCAGATAGACGCCCTGAAGACCCTGTCGGTGGATCCCATCGAATATCTGGTGGTCCCCAAGGTGGTGGCCGCCGTGATCATGCTTCCCTTGGTGGGGATACTGGCGGATGCCGTGGGCATAGGCTCCGGATATCTGGTGGCCTGCGCCAACGGAGTCAGCGGAGGCGGCTTTATGGCGGCCTGCCAGTCCTTTACCCATATGTCCGATCTGATCAACGGCCTGATCAAATGCGTGGTGTTCGGCCTGGCCGTGGCAGTCATAGGCTCCCAGCAGGGGCTCCGCACCAGAGGCGGCGCCGTGGGAGTAGGCGAGGCTACCACCAACTCGGTGGTGATCAGCATAGTGGTGGTGTATATCACCAATTTTCTCATGACCTACGTGATGTTCGGAGGCAAGGGGATATGA